From a single Lolium rigidum isolate FL_2022 chromosome 7, APGP_CSIRO_Lrig_0.1, whole genome shotgun sequence genomic region:
- the LOC124674474 gene encoding uncharacterized protein LOC124674474 — protein sequence MPTYQQGSPWWQPQWVRKVSLAVEMAFAHAMAAGRALEPCGALAPKMSILAAARRGDLIASSHRVLTGAFNRKKLKNGRLQISAKWGSCRGTLMKGDNRPAEK from the exons ATGCCCACGTACCAGCAAGGGTCGCCATGGTGGCAGCCGCAGTGGGTTAGGAAGGTGAGCCTCGCGGTGGAGATGGCATTTGCGCATGCTATGGCGGCCGGGCGTGCCCTCGAGCCATGTGGCGCACTGGCGCCCAAGATGTCTATCCTTGCTGCGGCGCGGCGCGGGGATCTCATCGCATCGAGCCACCGAGTGCTGACCGGAGCATTCAACAGGAAAAAACTAAAG AATGGAAGACTGCAAATCAGTGCAAAGTGGGGCTCCTGCCGAGGTACACTCATGAAAGGCGACAACAGGCCAGCAGAAAAATGA